A single window of Labrus mixtus chromosome 23, fLabMix1.1, whole genome shotgun sequence DNA harbors:
- the alox12 gene encoding arachidonate 12-lipoxygenase, 12S-type isoform X1: MEVYTVTVATGTSDYSGTNNYIYVTLVGEKGESERTLLDNPGLDFCRGAVDQYKVSSSAPLGALLLVRLEKQRYWVEDNWFCRYVTVEPPGGDKPLTFPCYRWLIGDIKLEIREGTAKTPKDDSSPQLLAHRKAELQERKSAYRWVTWSPGIPRCIDAKTEADLPQDVRFDNEKRSDFEHSLHYALLELSLKKLAIRFGKSWDDLEDFKRIFWKLRSPVAEYCMEHWRDDWFFGYQCMNGSNPRMIRRCKKLPENFPIAADMVQSSMSPRTHLDRELKAGNIYLLDYAITDGIPTNTIRGRHQHIAAPLCLLYQHPDQGLIPVAIQLEQAPGLDTPIFLPTDPPLTWLLAKMWVRHSEFQVFQLLSHLLRTHLVIEVFCVATLRQLPAVHPVYKLLAPHLRYTLEINCRGRSQLISDNGIFKRVVSTGGEGLLVLSQREYQVLTYRSLQPRYDFTDRGVTQLDKYHYREHSLLLWDAIHRFVSGVVSVPQVCLCPSGLSLSLRFVSGVVSVPQVCLCHSGLSLCCLCPSGLSLCLSLSLRFVSVLSLSLRFVSGVVDLYYLSDQDVEEDLELQAWIGDITQEGFTELPNFGLSSKLSSREEVYTLLSVVIFIGTVQHAATNNGQFDWCAWVPNTPCTMRHPPPTDKDAVTMEMIMDTLPDVSQSCVQMAITWHLGRAQPDAIPLGQYTEEHFTEGRAQQVIDRFRTELKEIEEHIRSENEGAELQYLYLLPSRIENSITI, translated from the exons ATGGAGGTCTACACAGTGACAGTAGCGACGGGGACTTCAGATTATTCAGGCACCAACAACTACATCTATGTGACCCTGGTgggagagaaaggggagagTGAGCGCACCCTGCTGGACAACCCTGGACTGGACTTCTGCAGAGGAGCA GTGGATCAGTACAAGGTGAGCAGCAGTGCACCTTTGGGCGCCCTGTTACTGGTCAGATTGGAGAAACAGAGGTACTGGGTGGAAGATAACTGGTTCTGTCGCTACGTCACAGTGGAGCCTCCAGGGGGAGACAAACCGCTGACCTTCCCATGTTACCGCTGGTTAATAGGAGACATAAAGCTGGAGATCAGAGAGGGAACAG CAAAGACCCCGAAAGACGACTCGTCCCCTCAGCTGCTCGCTCACAGGAAGGCCGAGCTACAGGAGAGAAAGTCTGCCTacag ATGGGTGACTTGGTCTCCAGGGATTCCCAGATGTATCGACgcaaaaacagaagcagattTACCCCAAGATGTCCGCTTTGACAACGAGAAGAGGAGCGACTTTGAACACTCCTTACACTACGC CCTGCTGGAGCTGTCTCTCAAGAAACTGGCCATCAGGTTTGGAAAGTCCTGGGACGACCTGGAAGACTTCAAACGGATCTTCTGGAAGCTTCGGAGTCCCGTAGCAG agtACTGTATGGAGCACTGGAGGGACGACTGGTTCTTTGGGTATCAGTGTATGAACGGTTCCAACCCGAGGATGATCCGGAGGTGTAAGAAGCTTCCGGAGAATTTCCCCATCGCAGCGGACATGGTGCAGAGCTCCATGAGTCCCCGGACTCACCTGGACAGAGAACTGAAG GCAGGTAATATCTACCTGTTGGACTACGCCATCACAGACGGGATTCCCACCAACACGATCCGAGGTAGACATCAGCATATCGCTGCTCCGCTTTGCCTCCTGTACCAACACCCGGACCAGGGACTCATACCTGTTGCTATACAG CTGGAGCAGGCTCCCGGTTTGGACACGCCCATTTTCCTGCCCACAGACCCGCCCCTCACCTGGCTGCTGGCCAAGATGTGGGTGCGTCACTCTGAGTTCCAGGTGTTCCAGCTGCTGTCGCACCTGCTCAGGACTCACCTGGTCATAGAGGTGTTCTGTGTGGCAACTCTACGACAGCTGCCTGCTGTGCACCCTGTTTACAAG CTGCTGGCTCCTCACCTGCGATACACTCTGGAGATAAACTGTAGGGGGCGCTCTCAACTCATCTCTGATAACGGCATCTTCAAACGG GTGGTGTCCACAGGTGGGGAAGGTCTGTTGGTTCTGTCTCAGAGGGAGTATCAGGTGCTGACGTATCGCTCACTGCAGCCTCGATACGACTTCACAGACAGAGGAGTGACCCAATTGGACAAATACCACTACAGAGAGCACAGCCTGCTGCTGTGGGATGCcatacacag gttTGTCTCAGGTGTTGTCTCTGTCCCTCAGGTTTGTCTCTGTCCCTCAGGTTTGTCTCTGTCACTCAGGTTTGTCTCAGGTGTTGTCTCTGTCCCTCAGGTTTGTCTCTGTCACTCaggtttgtctctgtgttgtctctgtccctcaggtttgtctctgt GTTTGTCTCTGTCACTCaggtttgtctctgtgttgtctcTGTCCCTCAGGTTTGTCTCAGGTGTGGTGGATCTGTATTACCTGTCAGATCAGGATGTTGAGGAAGATCTTGAACTGCAGGCGTGGATCGGAGACATCACTCAGGAAGGATTCACAGAGCTCCCAAACTTTG GTCTGAGCAGTAAactgagcagcagagaggaggtctACACGCTGCTTTCAGTCGTCATCTTTATCGGCACGGTTCAACACGCCGCGACAAACAACggacag TTCGACTGGTGCGCCTGGGTCCCAAACACTCCCTGCACCATGAGACACCCCCCACCCACGGACAAGGatgctgttaccatggagatgATCATGGACACCCTCCCTGATGTGAGCCAATCGTGTGTTCAGATGGCGATCACCTGGCACCTGGGACGAGCTCAGCCGGACGCT aTCCCTCTGGGTCAGTACACCGAGGAGCATTTCACTGAGGGGCGGGCTCAGCAGGTGATTGACAGATTCAGGACGGAGCTGAAGGAGATTGAGGAGCACATTCGGAGTGAGAACGAAGGGGCGGAGCTTCAGTACCTGTACCTGCTGCCGAGCCGCATCGAGAACAGCATCactatataa
- the alox12 gene encoding arachidonate 12-lipoxygenase, 12S-type isoform X2, whose amino-acid sequence MEVYTVTVATGTSDYSGTNNYIYVTLVGEKGESERTLLDNPGLDFCRGAVDQYKVSSSAPLGALLLVRLEKQRYWVEDNWFCRYVTVEPPGGDKPLTFPCYRWLIGDIKLEIREGTAKTPKDDSSPQLLAHRKAELQERKSAYRWVTWSPGIPRCIDAKTEADLPQDVRFDNEKRSDFEHSLHYALLELSLKKLAIRFGKSWDDLEDFKRIFWKLRSPVAEYCMEHWRDDWFFGYQCMNGSNPRMIRRCKKLPENFPIAADMVQSSMSPRTHLDRELKAGNIYLLDYAITDGIPTNTIRGRHQHIAAPLCLLYQHPDQGLIPVAIQLEQAPGLDTPIFLPTDPPLTWLLAKMWVRHSEFQVFQLLSHLLRTHLVIEVFCVATLRQLPAVHPVYKLLAPHLRYTLEINCRGRSQLISDNGIFKRVVSTGGEGLLVLSQREYQVLTYRSLQPRYDFTDRGVTQLDKYHYREHSLLLWDAIHRFVSGVVSVPQVCLCPSGLSLSLRFVSGVVSVPQVCLCHSGLSLCCLCPSGLSLSLRFVSVLSLSLRFVSGVVDLYYLSDQDVEEDLELQAWIGDITQEGFTELPNFGLSSKLSSREEVYTLLSVVIFIGTVQHAATNNGQFDWCAWVPNTPCTMRHPPPTDKDAVTMEMIMDTLPDVSQSCVQMAITWHLGRAQPDAIPLGQYTEEHFTEGRAQQVIDRFRTELKEIEEHIRSENEGAELQYLYLLPSRIENSITI is encoded by the exons ATGGAGGTCTACACAGTGACAGTAGCGACGGGGACTTCAGATTATTCAGGCACCAACAACTACATCTATGTGACCCTGGTgggagagaaaggggagagTGAGCGCACCCTGCTGGACAACCCTGGACTGGACTTCTGCAGAGGAGCA GTGGATCAGTACAAGGTGAGCAGCAGTGCACCTTTGGGCGCCCTGTTACTGGTCAGATTGGAGAAACAGAGGTACTGGGTGGAAGATAACTGGTTCTGTCGCTACGTCACAGTGGAGCCTCCAGGGGGAGACAAACCGCTGACCTTCCCATGTTACCGCTGGTTAATAGGAGACATAAAGCTGGAGATCAGAGAGGGAACAG CAAAGACCCCGAAAGACGACTCGTCCCCTCAGCTGCTCGCTCACAGGAAGGCCGAGCTACAGGAGAGAAAGTCTGCCTacag ATGGGTGACTTGGTCTCCAGGGATTCCCAGATGTATCGACgcaaaaacagaagcagattTACCCCAAGATGTCCGCTTTGACAACGAGAAGAGGAGCGACTTTGAACACTCCTTACACTACGC CCTGCTGGAGCTGTCTCTCAAGAAACTGGCCATCAGGTTTGGAAAGTCCTGGGACGACCTGGAAGACTTCAAACGGATCTTCTGGAAGCTTCGGAGTCCCGTAGCAG agtACTGTATGGAGCACTGGAGGGACGACTGGTTCTTTGGGTATCAGTGTATGAACGGTTCCAACCCGAGGATGATCCGGAGGTGTAAGAAGCTTCCGGAGAATTTCCCCATCGCAGCGGACATGGTGCAGAGCTCCATGAGTCCCCGGACTCACCTGGACAGAGAACTGAAG GCAGGTAATATCTACCTGTTGGACTACGCCATCACAGACGGGATTCCCACCAACACGATCCGAGGTAGACATCAGCATATCGCTGCTCCGCTTTGCCTCCTGTACCAACACCCGGACCAGGGACTCATACCTGTTGCTATACAG CTGGAGCAGGCTCCCGGTTTGGACACGCCCATTTTCCTGCCCACAGACCCGCCCCTCACCTGGCTGCTGGCCAAGATGTGGGTGCGTCACTCTGAGTTCCAGGTGTTCCAGCTGCTGTCGCACCTGCTCAGGACTCACCTGGTCATAGAGGTGTTCTGTGTGGCAACTCTACGACAGCTGCCTGCTGTGCACCCTGTTTACAAG CTGCTGGCTCCTCACCTGCGATACACTCTGGAGATAAACTGTAGGGGGCGCTCTCAACTCATCTCTGATAACGGCATCTTCAAACGG GTGGTGTCCACAGGTGGGGAAGGTCTGTTGGTTCTGTCTCAGAGGGAGTATCAGGTGCTGACGTATCGCTCACTGCAGCCTCGATACGACTTCACAGACAGAGGAGTGACCCAATTGGACAAATACCACTACAGAGAGCACAGCCTGCTGCTGTGGGATGCcatacacag gttTGTCTCAGGTGTTGTCTCTGTCCCTCAGGTTTGTCTCTGTCCCTCAGGTTTGTCTCTGTCACTCAGGTTTGTCTCAGGTGTTGTCTCTGTCCCTCAGGTTTGTCTCTGTCACTCaggtttgtctctgtgttgtctctgtccctcag GTTTGTCTCTGTCACTCaggtttgtctctgtgttgtctcTGTCCCTCAGGTTTGTCTCAGGTGTGGTGGATCTGTATTACCTGTCAGATCAGGATGTTGAGGAAGATCTTGAACTGCAGGCGTGGATCGGAGACATCACTCAGGAAGGATTCACAGAGCTCCCAAACTTTG GTCTGAGCAGTAAactgagcagcagagaggaggtctACACGCTGCTTTCAGTCGTCATCTTTATCGGCACGGTTCAACACGCCGCGACAAACAACggacag TTCGACTGGTGCGCCTGGGTCCCAAACACTCCCTGCACCATGAGACACCCCCCACCCACGGACAAGGatgctgttaccatggagatgATCATGGACACCCTCCCTGATGTGAGCCAATCGTGTGTTCAGATGGCGATCACCTGGCACCTGGGACGAGCTCAGCCGGACGCT aTCCCTCTGGGTCAGTACACCGAGGAGCATTTCACTGAGGGGCGGGCTCAGCAGGTGATTGACAGATTCAGGACGGAGCTGAAGGAGATTGAGGAGCACATTCGGAGTGAGAACGAAGGGGCGGAGCTTCAGTACCTGTACCTGCTGCCGAGCCGCATCGAGAACAGCATCactatataa
- the alox12 gene encoding arachidonate 12-lipoxygenase, 12S-type isoform X6: MEVYTVTVATGTSDYSGTNNYIYVTLVGEKGESERTLLDNPGLDFCRGAVDQYKVSSSAPLGALLLVRLEKQRYWVEDNWFCRYVTVEPPGGDKPLTFPCYRWLIGDIKLEIREGTAKTPKDDSSPQLLAHRKAELQERKSAYRWVTWSPGIPRCIDAKTEADLPQDVRFDNEKRSDFEHSLHYALLELSLKKLAIRFGKSWDDLEDFKRIFWKLRSPVAEYCMEHWRDDWFFGYQCMNGSNPRMIRRCKKLPENFPIAADMVQSSMSPRTHLDRELKAGNIYLLDYAITDGIPTNTIRGRHQHIAAPLCLLYQHPDQGLIPVAIQLEQAPGLDTPIFLPTDPPLTWLLAKMWVRHSEFQVFQLLSHLLRTHLVIEVFCVATLRQLPAVHPVYKLLAPHLRYTLEINCRGRSQLISDNGIFKRVVSTGGEGLLVLSQREYQVLTYRSLQPRYDFTDRGVTQLDKYHYREHSLLLWDAIHRFVSGVVDLYYLSDQDVEEDLELQAWIGDITQEGFTELPNFGLSSKLSSREEVYTLLSVVIFIGTVQHAATNNGQFDWCAWVPNTPCTMRHPPPTDKDAVTMEMIMDTLPDVSQSCVQMAITWHLGRAQPDAIPLGQYTEEHFTEGRAQQVIDRFRTELKEIEEHIRSENEGAELQYLYLLPSRIENSITI; the protein is encoded by the exons ATGGAGGTCTACACAGTGACAGTAGCGACGGGGACTTCAGATTATTCAGGCACCAACAACTACATCTATGTGACCCTGGTgggagagaaaggggagagTGAGCGCACCCTGCTGGACAACCCTGGACTGGACTTCTGCAGAGGAGCA GTGGATCAGTACAAGGTGAGCAGCAGTGCACCTTTGGGCGCCCTGTTACTGGTCAGATTGGAGAAACAGAGGTACTGGGTGGAAGATAACTGGTTCTGTCGCTACGTCACAGTGGAGCCTCCAGGGGGAGACAAACCGCTGACCTTCCCATGTTACCGCTGGTTAATAGGAGACATAAAGCTGGAGATCAGAGAGGGAACAG CAAAGACCCCGAAAGACGACTCGTCCCCTCAGCTGCTCGCTCACAGGAAGGCCGAGCTACAGGAGAGAAAGTCTGCCTacag ATGGGTGACTTGGTCTCCAGGGATTCCCAGATGTATCGACgcaaaaacagaagcagattTACCCCAAGATGTCCGCTTTGACAACGAGAAGAGGAGCGACTTTGAACACTCCTTACACTACGC CCTGCTGGAGCTGTCTCTCAAGAAACTGGCCATCAGGTTTGGAAAGTCCTGGGACGACCTGGAAGACTTCAAACGGATCTTCTGGAAGCTTCGGAGTCCCGTAGCAG agtACTGTATGGAGCACTGGAGGGACGACTGGTTCTTTGGGTATCAGTGTATGAACGGTTCCAACCCGAGGATGATCCGGAGGTGTAAGAAGCTTCCGGAGAATTTCCCCATCGCAGCGGACATGGTGCAGAGCTCCATGAGTCCCCGGACTCACCTGGACAGAGAACTGAAG GCAGGTAATATCTACCTGTTGGACTACGCCATCACAGACGGGATTCCCACCAACACGATCCGAGGTAGACATCAGCATATCGCTGCTCCGCTTTGCCTCCTGTACCAACACCCGGACCAGGGACTCATACCTGTTGCTATACAG CTGGAGCAGGCTCCCGGTTTGGACACGCCCATTTTCCTGCCCACAGACCCGCCCCTCACCTGGCTGCTGGCCAAGATGTGGGTGCGTCACTCTGAGTTCCAGGTGTTCCAGCTGCTGTCGCACCTGCTCAGGACTCACCTGGTCATAGAGGTGTTCTGTGTGGCAACTCTACGACAGCTGCCTGCTGTGCACCCTGTTTACAAG CTGCTGGCTCCTCACCTGCGATACACTCTGGAGATAAACTGTAGGGGGCGCTCTCAACTCATCTCTGATAACGGCATCTTCAAACGG GTGGTGTCCACAGGTGGGGAAGGTCTGTTGGTTCTGTCTCAGAGGGAGTATCAGGTGCTGACGTATCGCTCACTGCAGCCTCGATACGACTTCACAGACAGAGGAGTGACCCAATTGGACAAATACCACTACAGAGAGCACAGCCTGCTGCTGTGGGATGCcatacacag GTTTGTCTCAGGTGTGGTGGATCTGTATTACCTGTCAGATCAGGATGTTGAGGAAGATCTTGAACTGCAGGCGTGGATCGGAGACATCACTCAGGAAGGATTCACAGAGCTCCCAAACTTTG GTCTGAGCAGTAAactgagcagcagagaggaggtctACACGCTGCTTTCAGTCGTCATCTTTATCGGCACGGTTCAACACGCCGCGACAAACAACggacag TTCGACTGGTGCGCCTGGGTCCCAAACACTCCCTGCACCATGAGACACCCCCCACCCACGGACAAGGatgctgttaccatggagatgATCATGGACACCCTCCCTGATGTGAGCCAATCGTGTGTTCAGATGGCGATCACCTGGCACCTGGGACGAGCTCAGCCGGACGCT aTCCCTCTGGGTCAGTACACCGAGGAGCATTTCACTGAGGGGCGGGCTCAGCAGGTGATTGACAGATTCAGGACGGAGCTGAAGGAGATTGAGGAGCACATTCGGAGTGAGAACGAAGGGGCGGAGCTTCAGTACCTGTACCTGCTGCCGAGCCGCATCGAGAACAGCATCactatataa
- the alox12 gene encoding arachidonate 12-lipoxygenase, 12S-type isoform X5, with amino-acid sequence MEVYTVTVATGTSDYSGTNNYIYVTLVGEKGESERTLLDNPGLDFCRGAVDQYKVSSSAPLGALLLVRLEKQRYWVEDNWFCRYVTVEPPGGDKPLTFPCYRWLIGDIKLEIREGTAKTPKDDSSPQLLAHRKAELQERKSAYSLLELSLKKLAIRFGKSWDDLEDFKRIFWKLRSPVAEYCMEHWRDDWFFGYQCMNGSNPRMIRRCKKLPENFPIAADMVQSSMSPRTHLDRELKAGNIYLLDYAITDGIPTNTIRGRHQHIAAPLCLLYQHPDQGLIPVAIQLEQAPGLDTPIFLPTDPPLTWLLAKMWVRHSEFQVFQLLSHLLRTHLVIEVFCVATLRQLPAVHPVYKLLAPHLRYTLEINCRGRSQLISDNGIFKRVVSTGGEGLLVLSQREYQVLTYRSLQPRYDFTDRGVTQLDKYHYREHSLLLWDAIHRFVSGVVSVPQVCLCPSGLSLSLRFVSGVVSVPQVCLCHSGLSLCCLCPSGLSLCLSLSLRFVSVLSLSLRFVSGVVDLYYLSDQDVEEDLELQAWIGDITQEGFTELPNFGLSSKLSSREEVYTLLSVVIFIGTVQHAATNNGQFDWCAWVPNTPCTMRHPPPTDKDAVTMEMIMDTLPDVSQSCVQMAITWHLGRAQPDAIPLGQYTEEHFTEGRAQQVIDRFRTELKEIEEHIRSENEGAELQYLYLLPSRIENSITI; translated from the exons ATGGAGGTCTACACAGTGACAGTAGCGACGGGGACTTCAGATTATTCAGGCACCAACAACTACATCTATGTGACCCTGGTgggagagaaaggggagagTGAGCGCACCCTGCTGGACAACCCTGGACTGGACTTCTGCAGAGGAGCA GTGGATCAGTACAAGGTGAGCAGCAGTGCACCTTTGGGCGCCCTGTTACTGGTCAGATTGGAGAAACAGAGGTACTGGGTGGAAGATAACTGGTTCTGTCGCTACGTCACAGTGGAGCCTCCAGGGGGAGACAAACCGCTGACCTTCCCATGTTACCGCTGGTTAATAGGAGACATAAAGCTGGAGATCAGAGAGGGAACAG CAAAGACCCCGAAAGACGACTCGTCCCCTCAGCTGCTCGCTCACAGGAAGGCCGAGCTACAGGAGAGAAAGTCTGCCTacag CCTGCTGGAGCTGTCTCTCAAGAAACTGGCCATCAGGTTTGGAAAGTCCTGGGACGACCTGGAAGACTTCAAACGGATCTTCTGGAAGCTTCGGAGTCCCGTAGCAG agtACTGTATGGAGCACTGGAGGGACGACTGGTTCTTTGGGTATCAGTGTATGAACGGTTCCAACCCGAGGATGATCCGGAGGTGTAAGAAGCTTCCGGAGAATTTCCCCATCGCAGCGGACATGGTGCAGAGCTCCATGAGTCCCCGGACTCACCTGGACAGAGAACTGAAG GCAGGTAATATCTACCTGTTGGACTACGCCATCACAGACGGGATTCCCACCAACACGATCCGAGGTAGACATCAGCATATCGCTGCTCCGCTTTGCCTCCTGTACCAACACCCGGACCAGGGACTCATACCTGTTGCTATACAG CTGGAGCAGGCTCCCGGTTTGGACACGCCCATTTTCCTGCCCACAGACCCGCCCCTCACCTGGCTGCTGGCCAAGATGTGGGTGCGTCACTCTGAGTTCCAGGTGTTCCAGCTGCTGTCGCACCTGCTCAGGACTCACCTGGTCATAGAGGTGTTCTGTGTGGCAACTCTACGACAGCTGCCTGCTGTGCACCCTGTTTACAAG CTGCTGGCTCCTCACCTGCGATACACTCTGGAGATAAACTGTAGGGGGCGCTCTCAACTCATCTCTGATAACGGCATCTTCAAACGG GTGGTGTCCACAGGTGGGGAAGGTCTGTTGGTTCTGTCTCAGAGGGAGTATCAGGTGCTGACGTATCGCTCACTGCAGCCTCGATACGACTTCACAGACAGAGGAGTGACCCAATTGGACAAATACCACTACAGAGAGCACAGCCTGCTGCTGTGGGATGCcatacacag gttTGTCTCAGGTGTTGTCTCTGTCCCTCAGGTTTGTCTCTGTCCCTCAGGTTTGTCTCTGTCACTCAGGTTTGTCTCAGGTGTTGTCTCTGTCCCTCAGGTTTGTCTCTGTCACTCaggtttgtctctgtgttgtctctgtccctcaggtttgtctctgt GTTTGTCTCTGTCACTCaggtttgtctctgtgttgtctcTGTCCCTCAGGTTTGTCTCAGGTGTGGTGGATCTGTATTACCTGTCAGATCAGGATGTTGAGGAAGATCTTGAACTGCAGGCGTGGATCGGAGACATCACTCAGGAAGGATTCACAGAGCTCCCAAACTTTG GTCTGAGCAGTAAactgagcagcagagaggaggtctACACGCTGCTTTCAGTCGTCATCTTTATCGGCACGGTTCAACACGCCGCGACAAACAACggacag TTCGACTGGTGCGCCTGGGTCCCAAACACTCCCTGCACCATGAGACACCCCCCACCCACGGACAAGGatgctgttaccatggagatgATCATGGACACCCTCCCTGATGTGAGCCAATCGTGTGTTCAGATGGCGATCACCTGGCACCTGGGACGAGCTCAGCCGGACGCT aTCCCTCTGGGTCAGTACACCGAGGAGCATTTCACTGAGGGGCGGGCTCAGCAGGTGATTGACAGATTCAGGACGGAGCTGAAGGAGATTGAGGAGCACATTCGGAGTGAGAACGAAGGGGCGGAGCTTCAGTACCTGTACCTGCTGCCGAGCCGCATCGAGAACAGCATCactatataa
- the alox12 gene encoding arachidonate 12-lipoxygenase, 12S-type isoform X4, which translates to MEVYTVTVATGTSDYSGTNNYIYVTLVGEKGESERTLLDNPGLDFCRGAVDQYKVSSSAPLGALLLVRLEKQRYWVEDNWFCRYVTVEPPGGDKPLTFPCYRWLIGDIKLEIREGTAKTPKDDSSPQLLAHRKAELQERKSAYRWVTWSPGIPRCIDAKTEADLPQDVRFDNEKRSDFEHSLHYALLELSLKKLAIRFGKSWDDLEDFKRIFWKLRSPVAEYCMEHWRDDWFFGYQCMNGSNPRMIRRCKKLPENFPIAADMVQSSMSPRTHLDRELKAGNIYLLDYAITDGIPTNTIRGRHQHIAAPLCLLYQHPDQGLIPVAIQLEQAPGLDTPIFLPTDPPLTWLLAKMWVRHSEFQVFQLLSHLLRTHLVIEVFCVATLRQLPAVHPVYKLLAPHLRYTLEINCRGRSQLISDNGIFKRVVSTGGEGLLVLSQREYQVLTYRSLQPRYDFTDRGVTQLDKYHYREHSLLLWDAIHRFVSGLSLSLRFVSGVVSVPQVCLCHSGLSLSLRFVSVLSLSLRFVSGVVDLYYLSDQDVEEDLELQAWIGDITQEGFTELPNFGLSSKLSSREEVYTLLSVVIFIGTVQHAATNNGQFDWCAWVPNTPCTMRHPPPTDKDAVTMEMIMDTLPDVSQSCVQMAITWHLGRAQPDAIPLGQYTEEHFTEGRAQQVIDRFRTELKEIEEHIRSENEGAELQYLYLLPSRIENSITI; encoded by the exons ATGGAGGTCTACACAGTGACAGTAGCGACGGGGACTTCAGATTATTCAGGCACCAACAACTACATCTATGTGACCCTGGTgggagagaaaggggagagTGAGCGCACCCTGCTGGACAACCCTGGACTGGACTTCTGCAGAGGAGCA GTGGATCAGTACAAGGTGAGCAGCAGTGCACCTTTGGGCGCCCTGTTACTGGTCAGATTGGAGAAACAGAGGTACTGGGTGGAAGATAACTGGTTCTGTCGCTACGTCACAGTGGAGCCTCCAGGGGGAGACAAACCGCTGACCTTCCCATGTTACCGCTGGTTAATAGGAGACATAAAGCTGGAGATCAGAGAGGGAACAG CAAAGACCCCGAAAGACGACTCGTCCCCTCAGCTGCTCGCTCACAGGAAGGCCGAGCTACAGGAGAGAAAGTCTGCCTacag ATGGGTGACTTGGTCTCCAGGGATTCCCAGATGTATCGACgcaaaaacagaagcagattTACCCCAAGATGTCCGCTTTGACAACGAGAAGAGGAGCGACTTTGAACACTCCTTACACTACGC CCTGCTGGAGCTGTCTCTCAAGAAACTGGCCATCAGGTTTGGAAAGTCCTGGGACGACCTGGAAGACTTCAAACGGATCTTCTGGAAGCTTCGGAGTCCCGTAGCAG agtACTGTATGGAGCACTGGAGGGACGACTGGTTCTTTGGGTATCAGTGTATGAACGGTTCCAACCCGAGGATGATCCGGAGGTGTAAGAAGCTTCCGGAGAATTTCCCCATCGCAGCGGACATGGTGCAGAGCTCCATGAGTCCCCGGACTCACCTGGACAGAGAACTGAAG GCAGGTAATATCTACCTGTTGGACTACGCCATCACAGACGGGATTCCCACCAACACGATCCGAGGTAGACATCAGCATATCGCTGCTCCGCTTTGCCTCCTGTACCAACACCCGGACCAGGGACTCATACCTGTTGCTATACAG CTGGAGCAGGCTCCCGGTTTGGACACGCCCATTTTCCTGCCCACAGACCCGCCCCTCACCTGGCTGCTGGCCAAGATGTGGGTGCGTCACTCTGAGTTCCAGGTGTTCCAGCTGCTGTCGCACCTGCTCAGGACTCACCTGGTCATAGAGGTGTTCTGTGTGGCAACTCTACGACAGCTGCCTGCTGTGCACCCTGTTTACAAG CTGCTGGCTCCTCACCTGCGATACACTCTGGAGATAAACTGTAGGGGGCGCTCTCAACTCATCTCTGATAACGGCATCTTCAAACGG GTGGTGTCCACAGGTGGGGAAGGTCTGTTGGTTCTGTCTCAGAGGGAGTATCAGGTGCTGACGTATCGCTCACTGCAGCCTCGATACGACTTCACAGACAGAGGAGTGACCCAATTGGACAAATACCACTACAGAGAGCACAGCCTGCTGCTGTGGGATGCcatacacag gttTGTCTCAG GTTTGTCTCTGTCACTCAGGTTTGTCTCAGGTGTTGTCTCTGTCCCTCAGGTTTGTCTCTGTCACTCag GTTTGTCTCTGTCACTCaggtttgtctctgtgttgtctcTGTCCCTCAGGTTTGTCTCAGGTGTGGTGGATCTGTATTACCTGTCAGATCAGGATGTTGAGGAAGATCTTGAACTGCAGGCGTGGATCGGAGACATCACTCAGGAAGGATTCACAGAGCTCCCAAACTTTG GTCTGAGCAGTAAactgagcagcagagaggaggtctACACGCTGCTTTCAGTCGTCATCTTTATCGGCACGGTTCAACACGCCGCGACAAACAACggacag TTCGACTGGTGCGCCTGGGTCCCAAACACTCCCTGCACCATGAGACACCCCCCACCCACGGACAAGGatgctgttaccatggagatgATCATGGACACCCTCCCTGATGTGAGCCAATCGTGTGTTCAGATGGCGATCACCTGGCACCTGGGACGAGCTCAGCCGGACGCT aTCCCTCTGGGTCAGTACACCGAGGAGCATTTCACTGAGGGGCGGGCTCAGCAGGTGATTGACAGATTCAGGACGGAGCTGAAGGAGATTGAGGAGCACATTCGGAGTGAGAACGAAGGGGCGGAGCTTCAGTACCTGTACCTGCTGCCGAGCCGCATCGAGAACAGCATCactatataa